Sequence from the Mycobacterium florentinum genome:
GGCCGCTTGCCGGGCGACACCGAGGGTGAAGATGCCCAGGCCCGCCGCCATCAGCGGGAAGCCGATCTTGACAATCCTGCCGGGCCCGAACTTGTCCATGAGTGCCCCGGCAACGGGCGTGCTCACTACGACGCCGATGCCCATCGCGATCAGGTGCAATCCCGACTGCATCGGGGTCTGGTGCAGCGCGACCTGAAAATAGCTCGGAACTACCAGCAATATCCCTACGTAAGTGACCGCGAAGATCAGCAGCGTTACGTTGGCCTGCCTGACCACCTGGTTCTTCAGCAGTCGTAGGTCGATAAGTGGGTGATCCGTGCGACACCAGGCGTGCAAAACAAAGGCGGCGATCAACGCCAGGCCGGTAATCAGGGGGATCAGCACATGGCGATCGGCGATCGTGTGACGCCCCGGAATGGCCGATACCCCAGCCAGCAGGGTCGCCATGCCGGGTGACAGCAGCAGCGCGCCGGTGACATCGAGTGCCTCCGACGGTGCGCTACGATCCTTGGGAAACATGACTGCCGCGAGCACGAAGGCGATCAGCCCGATCGGCAGGTTGATCAGAAATATCCACTTCCAGCCGTAGGTGCCGATCAACCAGCCGCCCAGAATCGGTCCGCCAACGGGGCCGAGCAAGAAGGGAATTGCTCCTACCGCGATCAAGCGCCCGAGGCGCTTGGGGCCTGACTCGCGGGTCAAGATCACATAGCTCAGCGGTGTCATAATGCCGCCACCGGCTCCCTGGAGCACGCGGAAAATGATGAGCAGCAATATGTTTGGAGCCACCGTGCACAGCAGCGAGGCCAGCGTGAACAACAGGACACCGCCCATGAACAGCCGCTTGGTGCCGAACCGGTCGGCCGCCCAACCGGTGATCGGGACGACGGCAGCAAACGCGAGCATGTAGCCGGCCATCGTCCATGAGACGACGACCTGAGTAGATCCGAATTCGACGGCAAATGTTCGTTGGGCGACGGCGACAGCGGTACCGTCCAAAAATCCCATCATGCTGGCCAGGCCGCACACCGCACCGATCCGGAGCAGCCTGGCGTCGAGCTTGTCGGGATAGTCGGCATCACCCACGCCCGATTGCCCGATGGTTGCCGAAGACGCGTCGTTCATAGCGTTGCCGAGCATATAGACGGCGGCCGAGGGCGGTTTGCCGACGTTGCGTTAGCGTCGTGGGTGTGACCCTCAAAGACATCGCCCTGACCACCCTCGAGGGCCAGCCGACCACGCTGGCCGAATTGTCCGACGGCGCAACCCTGGTGGTGAACGTCGCCTCCAAATGCGGGCTGACCCCGCAGTACACCGCGCTGGAGAAACTGGCCAAAGACTATGGCGACCGCGGCCTGACGGTCGTCGGCGTCCCATGCAACCAGTTCATGGGCCAGGAGCCGGGCACGGCCGAGGAGATCCAGGAGTTCTGCTCGACGACCTATGGCGTGACGTTCCCGTTGCTGGCGAAGACCGATGTCAACGGCGATGGCCGCCACCCGCTTTACGCCGAATTGACCAAGGCCGCCGACGCCGACGGCGGCGCGGGCGACATTCAGTGGAACTTCGAGAAGTTCCTGCTCTCGCCCGACGGCGAGGTGGTCAACCGCTTCCGGCCCCGCACCGAGCCCGACGCCCCCGAGGTCATCACCGCCATCGAGGCCGTGCTACCCCGATAGACGGTCGGGCTACGCGATGCCCAGGTAGACGAATTGGATCACTGTGGTCACCGCGCAAAGCGCCAACACTGCCGCCATGATGCAGTAGTCGATCCGACCCGGGCGGCAGTGACCGGCCGAAAGCTGGCCGTACCCGCCGCGCGCCGTGATCGCGTCACCCATCTCGTCGCCACGGCGCAATGCCACGGTGATCACGGCAGCCATCACGTCCACGCCTTCGGCGAACCACCACCGGACGCGTGACCGCATTCCCGACACCGCCGCCCGTGGGCGCAACCGCCGGGCCGCATACAACACCCGGAATTCTTCGACCAGCATCGGAAACGCCCGCAAACCCAGCGCAACCGCCACCGACCAGGCCTCGATCGGAATCCGCATGCGCTGCAACGGTTTACCCAACCGGGCCAGCGCGGGCGCGATCTCGGCGACGTTGGTGGTCCACGAGACCAGCGCACCCAGGGCCAGGACGATCACCGTCATCGCCAAGAACTGCAGTAAATGCAACAGCCCACCGAGCGGTACCCGCACCGAGGCGACCGTCATGACCGGACCGCCCCCGGCCAGGGCAGCGGCCCCGATGGTCAGCAGCAGTGTCAGCCACGCCCAGCGCGGAATCGTCGGCGCCGCACCACGCGGGATGCGTGCCCACCGCAGCGCACCGACCATCACACCGGCTGCCACCGCGATCGTGGCCCATCCCGGACAGATCGCGAGCATGGCCGCAATCGCGGCGACGACAACCAGTTTCGTGCCCGCCCACATCCGATGCACCGCGGTGTCGCCGGGCACCGGTGTCAACAGCACCGGGGCTCGCCGCTCCCGTCGCCGCGGCTGATCCACCGGCCGCCGTGGGCCAAGAGCGCTGCTCGACACCGCCGCCGACACCGAGCCGCCCGTGAGGTGCACCGAGCGCGGGCAGACCTCCTGCAGGCCCGAGAAGTCGTGCGATATCACGATGACGGTCAAACCGGTCTCGCGACGCAGCTCCGCCAGCAGCCGCACCAGCCCCTCGGCGCTGGCCGCATCCAACCCGGCCAGCGGCTCATCGAGGATCAATGCTCGCGGCGAACGGATCAACAAGCCGGCCAACACAACTCGGCGCATCTGCCCGCCGCTGAGCTGATCGATGCGCCGATCCGCCAAGTCCGGATCCAGCCCGACCATCATCAGCGCTGACTCGATACGCGCGCGATCGTGCGCGCTGAACAATGCCGCGGAAGCGATCTCGAGCCCAACTCGCTCACGCATCAGTTGCAGCCGCGCCGCCTGAAACGACAATGCCACCGCACCGACCTGCTCAGAGGCCGGTCGCCCGTCGATGAGGCAGCGACCGGACGTGGGTTCGATCAGCCCGGCCATGATCCACGCCAGCGTCGACTTTCCCGATCCGTTGTCGCCGTGAATCAGGACACCCTCGCCCTCTTCGACGACAAGATTGACGTCGCGCAGCGCCGTCTTGGCCCACGGCCCGCCGCGGCCGTACTCGTGCCAAATCCCTTCCAGTTCAAAAATTATCGAGCAGGCTGAACCCGTCGTACGAAGCCCCGGCGAGGGCGTGGCGGCCGCAAGGATCATCTCGGCGTCTGATGCATTGCCGTCGAGCCGCAGCACCCGATCGGCCGCGTCGGCCTCGCGGCGGTGGTGGGTGATGTGAGCCAGCGACATGTCTCGATGCCGAGTCAGCCCGGACAGCACCGCCATCAGGGACTCCCGCCCGCGCGGGTCCACCATGCTGGTGACCTCGTCGGCGATCAACAAGGACGGCCGGCGCGCCAAAGCCGCGGCGATCGCCAGCCGCTGTAGCTCCCCGCCCGACAGGCCATTCGTGTCGCGCTCGACCATCCCGTCGAGTCCCACCTCGGCCAGCAACCCGGCGACGTCGACGTCCGTCGTGGGTGGCAGTCCCCAGACGACGTCATCGGCGACGCGTGTTCCCAGTACTTGGCTTTCGGGATGCTGCATGATGACCGCGGTGCCGCCGACGCGCCCCAATCCCACCGTTCCCGCGCGCTCGATCGTGCCCGCGGTGGGCTCGCGCCCGGCCAGCACCAACATCAGCGTCGTCTTGCCCGATCCGTTGGACCCGGTGATCGCGAGGTGCTCCCCCGGCGCCACCGTCAGCGACACCGGTCCCAGGGCATCGCGGTCGGTATCGGGATAGCGGAACGTCACATCGTCGAGCCGGGCCGGTACCGGTGCCACCGGTCCCTCATGCTCGGGTGCGTCGAGCTTGTGCACGTCCGGGATACCGGCCAACCTGTTCAACACCCGCGACAACGCCCACCACCCGATCAGCGTGGCGATGCTAATCCCGACCACCGACGAGGCACCGATGAGCACCGGCCAGTTGCCCAGTGCCATGGTGTAAACGGACTTGAGCAACCGCGCCGGGGCGCCGAGGTGCGGGATCCAGGACAATACCGCGACCGTGCCGTCGACATTGGCCGTCAACGAGTCAAAAGCCAGCCGCCGCAGCGGCGCCAGCACCGCCAGTGCCGCAACGGTTCCCACACCCAGCAGGCCACCGGCGGCCGCGCCGACCCCGGCCACCGTCAGCGCACCCATGTCGCGCCGCCTGACGATCCCGGTCAGTCCACCCACGTATGCGCAGGCCGCCACCGCCGGGACGCCCTCGGCGCCGGCGACCAAGAACGCGATCGTGCACCCGGCCACGGCGGCAACAGCGAGCACCGAGAGGCGGTAGCGGTACGCCAACAACCCCATCGGCACACTGCCCAATACCGACAATGCGCCCGCGAACGGAATGACCGTCCCCAGGATCGCCGCGGCGGCCACCAGAGCGGCGGTCACTGCGGCCTGAGCCATCTCGAGCGGCGCCACCCCGGGCGCCACGGAGCGGACCGACCGCACGTCGAGGTCACGGAAACCAACAGTCATCTATCCACTGTGCGCAGTCGCTGCTGAGAACTCACTGAGACGACGGCCGCAGCAAGACTCGTTCTTCGACAAACACCTGGCCATCGGGCATGGAAATGGCCCCGGAGAATTCTCCAAGGGCCACTCGCTAGTAGCGGGGACAGTGTGGTGTTTCAGGACATGCGAATAGGGTGTCTCAAGACATCGGAATAGGTATGTCGGCCAGTTTCAGCGGGTGTCGAAGGCTCGTCTGGTCATCACCGCCGTCCTCGTCGAGGGCCGTTCGCAGTCGCAGGTCGCCCGCGATTACGGGGTTTCCCAAGGGTGGATATCGCGGCTGCTCAAGCGCTACACGCTCGAAGGCGAGGCCGCATTCGAGCCACGATCGCGACGGCCCCATAGCAGCCCGACACGGCTCGCGCAGACCACGATCGAGCTGATCATCGACATCCGACGCACCCTGGTCGGCAAAGGGCTCGACGCCGGGCCGCACACCATCGCCTGGCACCGGAACACCACCACCGGCTACGGGTTTCGGTGGCCTCCATCAGCCGCCACCTCGCCGCGGCGGGACTCGTCCAACCCAGCCCACAAAGCGGCCCAAAGCGTCCTACATCCGCTTTGCCGCCGAACAACCCAACGAACGCTGGCAAGCCGACTTCACCCACTGGTCTTTGGCCAATAACACCCACACCGAAATCCTGTGCTTCATCGACGACCACTCCCGCTACGCACTATCGGTCACCGCCCACCGCCGCGTCACCGGCCCCATCGTCGTCGACGAATTCAAGAAAACCTATGCACGCCATGGCATTCCACACTCCACCCTGACCGACAACGGCATGGTCTTCACCACCCGATTCGCCGGCGGCAAAGGCGGACGCAACCAATACGAAGCCGAACTGCACCGCCTGGGCGTGCGCCAAATCAACTCCACCCCAACCACCCCACCACCTGCGGCAAAGTCGAACGATTCCACCAAACCCTCAAACGCTGGCTCACCGGCCAACCCCGCCCCACCACCCTGACCCAACTACAAACCCAACTCGACGCCTTCATCGACGAATACAACCACCGCCGCCCCCACCGCGCCCTACCCCACCGCGCCACCCCAGCCACCATCTACACCAGCCGGCCCAAAGCCGACCCAGCAACCCGCATCGACACCCACAACCGAGTACGCACCGACCGCGTCGACCAAGCCGGATCTGTCACCCTGCGCGTCAACGGACGCCTGCACCACATCGGCGTCGGCCGCATCCACTACCGAACCCGCGTCCTGATCCTGGTCCAAGACCTCAACATCAAAATCATCAACGCCGCCACCGGAGAACTACTCCGCGACTTCACCCTCGACCCCACCAGCGACTACCAACCCACCGGCGCCCCCAAAGGCCCCACACGGAAAAAGGCCCGAACCTAACGCAGGTTCAGACCTATTCCGATGTCTTGCGACACCACACTAGTAGCGGGGACAGGATTCGAACCTGCGACCTCTGGGTTATGAGCCCAGCGAGCTACCGAGCTGCTCCACCCCGCGTCGGTAAATGCAAGGTTACCGGCCCGGTGTCGAGCCGACCAAATCGCGGGCTCAGCGGGGGTATCAGCACTGACCTCAATGGGAAGGCGGGTTCAGCCCGTACCGCTGCGCGATGTCGTCCATCCAGGCCGGCGACCCGTAGGTCAACCCGTACTTGTCCGCGAGCTTGCCGAACTCGGGCAGCAGGTGCAGCGGCGTGCCCGCCGGGTCCTGCGCATGCTCGACGAGCAGCTCACCGAGCTCCCGGAAGTAGTTCTCGAACCCGCCCGGGGTGATGATCTCGACGATGCGGCCCGGCTCGCTGCCGGCGTTCCACATCGCGTGCATCTGCCCGCGCGGCTTGGTGATGTAGCCACCCGGACCGAGGACCACCTCGCTGTCGTCGGAGCGGAAGCCGATCTCCCCCGCCAGCACGATCGAGTGCTCGTCCTCGCGGGTGTGTCGGTGCGCTGCGGTGAGCAAGCCGACCTCGAACGGGTGCTCGACGATGGACACCTCCCCGCCGTTGGTCTTGCCGGACAGTTTGAACACCGCCCCGAAGCCCGGGAGTTGGACGACGTCGCCCTCCCCCGGCTGCACCACAGTCACCCCGATTTGAGTCGGCTCGGTCATCAGAGATCGCCTCCTGGAGTCGGCCGCCTAGGCGGTGCCGTTTTCGGACTTGAGCAGCCACGCCTCTTTTTCCAGTCCGTCAATGATCGCATGCAGCAGGTCAGCGGTCGTGGGATCGGCGTCGTCGACGGCGTCGTGCACCGCGCGCATGGTGCTCACGACGGCGTAGATCCGATTGCTGATCATGTCGACCGCCTGGCTAACGCCGAGCAGGCCCGGCGGTATGGCGGGAACGGCGGTCGTCGCAACGACTGTGTCGGAGCGACCATCGGGAACCGCGTCCAAGGCGCGCATGCGTTCGGCGATGGTGTCGCTGGCCGCACGCGCCGTGTCGACGATGGCGTCGAGCTGCAGGTGCAGATCACGGAAGTTCGTCCCGACGACGTTCCAATGCGCTTGTTAGGCTTGCGGATGTAGCTCGATCAAGTCGACCAACACGGTCTGTAGGTGGTCGTAGAAACCGGCCGGGCGTGAAACGACTTGACCTCGTCGGCATTACGACGATGTGCGGACAGCGAAGTGATCATGGTGCACTCCTCTTGTGTTCGGTTGCGGCCGTTAGATAGGCCTGGTAATCCCCCGAGCCTTTCATCCGGCGCATCGTGTCCGCGTGAGCGGCCGGGTCCGCGCAGGGCGCCGTCGCTACCATCGGTCCCGTGCCCGCCTTGAATTTGTCGTATTCGAGCGCGCGGGCCTGCCGGTACAGCCGGGCGAACTCGCGGATGAGTTCCGGATCGTCGACGGCCAGGAAGTGCCAGCGTTGGGTGTTGCCGCCGTTGGGAGCGCGCACGGCCGCATCGAGAATGCGGGCCTGCGTCTCCAGCGGAATCGGCTCCGGCCGCAGCCGTCGCATCATCCGGGTGGTGTAAAGGCCTTCATAGATGTCCATTTCACCGTTCCCTTCCGCTACTCGGGCAACGTGCTGTTGAGAATGAGGTCGACCATGTTCCCCCGCTCGAACGTTGGGTCAAAGCGCGCCAGCACGTCGTCGTTCATCGTCCCGAAAGTGGTGGCCGGACGATGCTTCATACCGTCGTTGAAGGCGACCAGGATGCGGTTCTTGAAGTCCGGACGCGGATGGGCGGCAATCACCGCGTCAATGGCGTCCGGGGCGAGCTGCTCTCGGCCGACGCCGACCACATCGGTCTTGACACCGGCTGCGAGCAGGGCGGTTTCGGGGTCGAGACGCGCGGGAACTTCGGGTGTCGTGTGCAGCGCGATACCGAGCCAGACCTTGTCGGCATCGGCTTGTCCGACACCATGTTTGAGCAGGAAGTCGCGCGCCGCGTCGGCACCGTCCATCTCGAAGCGCTGGGTCGACGTGCGGTAATGTGCGGAGAGGCCGAGGTCGTGGAACATCGCTGCCACGTACAGCAGTTCGGGGTCCGGTTGCAGGCCAAGCCGACGACCGTGCAGCGCGCCGAATAGGAATGTGCGGCGGGAATGGTGAAAGAGCACGTCTTCTTCGGCGCTGCGAATGAACTCGGTTGCCTCGCGGACAAGTGGGGTGTCGGGTATCGCGATGCCGGCGACGGTTTCGATTGACCGAGTGGCCATAATTGCCTCTCATTCCATGCCTTTCGCTAAAGTTTGCGCCGCCGCGGGGCTATCCGGCTGGGGCGATACGGCCGCTTTTCCCACAGAATCCGACATACGTTAGGCGGCGAGGATCGCCTTGGCCACCTCGTCGGGGTGGGTCAGCAACCCGTTGTGCGTGCCGGGAACGACGATGGGCTGCACGCCAATTCGGGCGGCGGATTCGTCCGCCGGCCGCGGCATCGCCCGATCGTCGGCACCGGTGATGTAGGTCATCGGGATACCGAGGTCGAGCGGGTGGATGTCGAGGGAATCGAGAAAGTACCTGCCGGGCTGCAGCGTCAACATGTTGGCCACGAACCGCTGCAGGTCAGCAGAGACGCCTTGCATCAACTCCTGCTCGACGTATTGCAGGGTGGCCGGAACGGCCCCTACCGGGGATTCCGCTATCCAGCGCAACGCGGACAGGCGCTTGTCAGGCGGGTTTTCGTCGACCAGGGACCTGCCCGGCAGCGGCACGTGCCCGTTGTAGTAGACGAGTCGCTCGACCCGATCGGGAAGCAACGCCGCGGCGCCGGTGGCGGGGTAACCGCCCCAGCTGTGCGCAACCAACACCACGTTGCCGGATTCCAGCCGGCGCACTTGGTCGACGATGTACTCGATCGCATCCTGGAGTCGGTATCGCCGCGAAGGATCGTCGCCGTCGTTCATCCCGGGCAGCGTCAAGGTGATCGCCCGATGACCCGCGGCCCGGAGCCGTTCGGCGACCAGTCGCCACGACCATGCTCCATGCCACGCGCCCGGAATAAGTACGTAGGTTGACACTCGTCTCACCCGGCCATCCGCAGCATTGTCGACGGGCGGATCAACTCCGCGCGAGGACCGACCATGTTCATCAAGCGTAGGAATCGCTGGACCATCGTTGGATCCGTCTGCGCCGCAACAATCATTCGGTCCACCAGAGCGTTCCGCAGCCGCACGGACACAGTTCTTTTCCCGGCTATTTGCGGCAACGCCAAATCAGAGCTCACTGCCGTCTGCCAAGCCACGCCAATCTCTTTGGCAGCAGCACGGAAATACCGCCGCGGTAGGCCTTCGTCGCCCTGCGCAAGGCAGTCACTCAGGATCAGCGCTTCGATGGCCGCAA
This genomic interval carries:
- a CDS encoding DHA2 family efflux MFS transporter permease subunit, producing MLGNAMNDASSATIGQSGVGDADYPDKLDARLLRIGAVCGLASMMGFLDGTAVAVAQRTFAVEFGSTQVVVSWTMAGYMLAFAAVVPITGWAADRFGTKRLFMGGVLLFTLASLLCTVAPNILLLIIFRVLQGAGGGIMTPLSYVILTRESGPKRLGRLIAVGAIPFLLGPVGGPILGGWLIGTYGWKWIFLINLPIGLIAFVLAAVMFPKDRSAPSEALDVTGALLLSPGMATLLAGVSAIPGRHTIADRHVLIPLITGLALIAAFVLHAWCRTDHPLIDLRLLKNQVVRQANVTLLIFAVTYVGILLVVPSYFQVALHQTPMQSGLHLIAMGIGVVVSTPVAGALMDKFGPGRIVKIGFPLMAAGLGIFTLGVARQAAYSPTLLAGLMIVGIGVGCAATPLSAACVQSLAPRQIARGATLRSVNDQVGSAAGAALMAVLLTNQLHRHEGGGGAQLAHAYTTVFAAAAALAVGASVSAVFLSREPTGQPQTPGS
- a CDS encoding glutathione peroxidase, whose product is MTLKDIALTTLEGQPTTLAELSDGATLVVNVASKCGLTPQYTALEKLAKDYGDRGLTVVGVPCNQFMGQEPGTAEEIQEFCSTTYGVTFPLLAKTDVNGDGRHPLYAELTKAADADGGAGDIQWNFEKFLLSPDGEVVNRFRPRTEPDAPEVITAIEAVLPR
- a CDS encoding CbiQ family ECF transporter T component, which produces MSAAVSSSALGPRRPVDQPRRRERRAPVLLTPVPGDTAVHRMWAGTKLVVVAAIAAMLAICPGWATIAVAAGVMVGALRWARIPRGAAPTIPRWAWLTLLLTIGAAALAGGGPVMTVASVRVPLGGLLHLLQFLAMTVIVLALGALVSWTTNVAEIAPALARLGKPLQRMRIPIEAWSVAVALGLRAFPMLVEEFRVLYAARRLRPRAAVSGMRSRVRWWFAEGVDVMAAVITVALRRGDEMGDAITARGGYGQLSAGHCRPGRIDYCIMAAVLALCAVTTVIQFVYLGIA
- a CDS encoding helix-turn-helix domain-containing protein, yielding MSKARLVITAVLVEGRSQSQVARDYGVSQGWISRLLKRYTLEGEAAFEPRSRRPHSSPTRLAQTTIELIIDIRRTLVGKGLDAGPHTIAWHRNTTTGYGFRWPPSAATSPRRDSSNPAHKAAQSVLHPLCRRTTQRTLASRLHPLVFGQ
- a CDS encoding cupin domain-containing protein → MTEPTQIGVTVVQPGEGDVVQLPGFGAVFKLSGKTNGGEVSIVEHPFEVGLLTAAHRHTREDEHSIVLAGEIGFRSDDSEVVLGPGGYITKPRGQMHAMWNAGSEPGRIVEIITPGGFENYFRELGELLVEHAQDPAGTPLHLLPEFGKLADKYGLTYGSPAWMDDIAQRYGLNPPSH
- a CDS encoding HD domain-containing protein — encoded protein: MATRSIETVAGIAIPDTPLVREATEFIRSAEEDVLFHHSRRTFLFGALHGRRLGLQPDPELLYVAAMFHDLGLSAHYRTSTQRFEMDGADAARDFLLKHGVGQADADKVWLGIALHTTPEVPARLDPETALLAAGVKTDVVGVGREQLAPDAIDAVIAAHPRPDFKNRILVAFNDGMKHRPATTFGTMNDDVLARFDPTFERGNMVDLILNSTLPE
- a CDS encoding alpha/beta fold hydrolase gives rise to the protein MSTYVLIPGAWHGAWSWRLVAERLRAAGHRAITLTLPGMNDGDDPSRRYRLQDAIEYIVDQVRRLESGNVVLVAHSWGGYPATGAAALLPDRVERLVYYNGHVPLPGRSLVDENPPDKRLSALRWIAESPVGAVPATLQYVEQELMQGVSADLQRFVANMLTLQPGRYFLDSLDIHPLDLGIPMTYITGADDRAMPRPADESAARIGVQPIVVPGTHNGLLTHPDEVAKAILAA